In the genome of bacterium, the window CGGTCATCCTGCGCGGCCGCTCCGCCTGGTGCGCCATCGCCCGCCTCCATTAAGTGAGCGCTTGCTCACATCACGGAATATAGGAGGGCCCGCCGCGGCTGTCAAGCGCGCGTGCCGCGACGGCCCGCGCCGGCCCCCGCACCTTCCCCGCGGGCGAGGAATCGGGTATCATGCCGTCCGCTTTCCACCGGAGGGTGCACGCAACGACATGGAAACCGAACGCGAGCTCCGGGACCGCTACGGTGCGGTCCGCGAGAGGGCCGAGGCCCTCAGGGGGCATCTTTGACCTCGCCGCGCAGCAGAAGCGCCTCGACGCCCTGGACGCCGAGATGGCCAAGCCCGCGTTCTGGAACGACGCGGCGGCGGCGACGGCGGTCTCCAAGGAGCGCAACGCGCTGCTCGTCGAGCTGGAGTTCTGGCACGGGGTCGACCACCGGCTCGAGGAGATTTCGCTGCTCTTCGAGTTGCTCGCCGAGGGGGACCTCGACGCGATACCGGAGATCCGCACGGCCCTGAACTCCTTCACCGCGGAGATCGACGCCAAGGAGATCCGCACCCTGCTCTCCGGCGAGCACGACCGCGCCAACGCCTTCCTCACGATCCACCCCGGCGCCGGCGGCACGGAGAGCCAGGACTGGGCCGAGATGCTCCTGCGCATGTACCTGCGCTGGGCCGAGCGCCGCGGCTTCCGCGCCGAGATCATCGACTACCAGCCGGGCGAGGAGGCGGGGCTCAAGAGCGCCACCGTGCTCGTCTCCGGCGAGTACGCCTTCGGGCTGCTCGCGGCCGAGGTCGGCATCCACCGGCTCGTGCGCATCAGCCCCTTCGACGCCAACGCCCGGCGCCACACCTCGTTCGCCGCAGTGCACGCGATGCCCGAGGTCGACGACGCGGTGGCCATCGACATCCGCGAGGAGGACCTGCGCATCGACACCTACCGCTCCTCGGGCGCCGGCGGCCAGCACATCAACGTCACCGACTCGGCCGTGCGCATCACGCACCTGCCGACGGGCATCGTCGTGCAGTGCCAGAACGAGCGCTCGCAGCACAAGAACAAGTCCTTCGCGATGAAGGTGCTGCGCGCGCGCCTCTTCGAGCGCGAGGCCGCGGAGCAGCAGAAGAAGCTCGACGAGATCCACGGCGAGAAGAAGGGCATCGCCTTCGGCAGCCAGATCCGCTCCTACGTGCTGCACCCCTACCGTCTCGTCAAGGACCTGCGCACGGGGCTGGAGACCGGCAAGGTCGACGACTTCCTCAACGGCGACATCGACGAGTTCATCGACGCCTACCTGCTCAAGCGCGTCCAGGGCGCGGGGGCCAAGAGCGAGAAAGGGAGCTGATGGAGACCGGCGACAACGACCTCATCGCCCAGCGCAAGAAGAAGCTCGCGGAGATCCGCGCGCTGGGAGTGGACCCCTACCCGCACCGCTACGCCCCCACCGACAGCGCCGCGGCGCTGCAGGCGGCGGGCGCCGGCCTCGACCAGGCCGCCCTCGAGGCGCTCGGGCGGCGCGCGCGCATCGCCGGGCGCATCGTGGCGCTGCGCTCCTTCGGCAAGGCGGTCTTCGCGCACCTGCTCGACGCCACCGGCACGATCCAGGTCTACTTCCGCAAGGACGCGCTGCCCGAGGCGACGTTCGAGGTCGTCAAGCGCCTCGACGTCGGCGACATCGTGGGCCTCGCGGGCACGCTCTTCCGCACCAAGACCGGCGAGCTGACGGTGCAGGCCGCGGAGGCGACGCTGCTGACCAAGAGCCTGCGCCCGCTGCCGGAGAAATGGCACGGCCTGACCGACGTCGAGGCGCGCTACCGCCAGCGCTACCTCGACCTGATCGCCAACCCCGAGGTGCGCGGGGTCTTCCGCGTGCGCGCCGCGATCGTCGCCGGCATCCGCGCCTTCTTCGGGGCGCGCGGCTTCCTCGAGGTCGAGACGCCGATGATGCAGGCGATCCCCGGCGGCGCGGCCGCCCGCCCCTTCCGCACCTTCTACAACGCCCTCGACTGCGAGATGTTCCTGCGCGTCGCCCCCGAGCTCTACCTCAAGCGCCTGGTCGTCGGCGGCTTCGAGCGCGTCTTCGAGATCAACCGCAACTTCCGCAACGAGGGGCTGTCGCGCTCGCACAACCCCGAGTTCACGATGCTCGAGTTCTACGCGGCCTACATGGACTATTCCTCGCTGATGGACCTGACGGAGGAGCTGTTCGTCGGCCTCGCGCGCGAGGTGCGCGGCACGACGGTCCTCACCTACCAGGGGCAGGAGGTCGACCTGACCCCGCCCTGGCCGCGGCTGCGCCTCGTCGACTCGCTCTGGGAGCGCGGCGGGCTCGCGCGCGAGCAGGCGCTCGACTTCGAGTTCCTCAAGGCCGAGTGCCTGCGCCGCGGCGTGCCGGTCAAGACGGGCTACGGGATCGGGCGGCTGCAGCTCGAGCTCTTCGAGCGCCTCGTCGAACCGGGGCTGGTGCGGCCGACGTTCGTCACCGACTTCCCGAAGGAGGTTTCCCCGCTGGCCAAGAGCCTCCCGGACCAGCCGGAGCTCGTCGAGCGCTTCGAGCTCTTCGTCGCCGGCCGCGAGCTGGCCAACGCCTTCACCGAGCTCAACGACCCCATCGACCAGCGCGAGCGGCTCGCCGCCCAGGCGCTGGAGCGCGCCGGCGGCGACGAGGAGGCGATGCGCATGGACGAGGACTTCCTCGCCGCCATCGAGCACGGGCTGCCGCCGACCGGCGGCGAGGGGATCGGCATCGACCGCCTGGTGATGCTCTTCACCGACATGCCGAACATCCGCGACGTGATCCTCTTCCCGCAGCTGCGCCCGGAGAAGACGGAAGCCTAGATGGCGGCGGGGAACCGCGCGTGACCGAGAGCCTGCGCCAGGTCCTGCCGCTGCTGCTGCCCTGGGTCGCGGCGGCGCTGCTGCTGGTGCTGACGCTGCCGAGCCTCGCCTACGCCGCGCTGCTGCGGCTGCTGCCGGCGCTGGCGCCCGCGCGGGCGTTCGAGGTGCTCGTCGGCGGCCGCTACCTGCGCTCGCGCCGCTTCCCGCGGCTGCTCTCGGCGGTGACCTTCATCTCGATCAGCGGCGTCACCCTCGGCGTCATGGCCCTGATCATCGTCATCAGCGTCATGACCGGCTTCGAGAGCGACCTCAAGCGCAAGATCCTCGGCACCAACTCGCACATCGTCGTCGTGCCGCAGCTCGGGGGCGCGATCGAGGACTACCGCGGCGCAACCGCCCGCGTGCGCGCGGTGCCCGGCGTGACGGCGGCCGGCCCCTTCATCCTCTCCCAGTCGATGCTCGGCGCCGGCGGCGGCGCGCAGGGCGTGGTGCTGCGCGGCATCGAGCCCCGCGGCGAGGGCTCCGCGCGCGAGCTGGCGCGCACCCTCGTCGTCGGCGACCTCGCCGGGCTCGAGCGGCCGCCCGGCGCCCCCGGTCTCCCGGGCATCGTCGTCGGGGCCGAACTGGCGCGCCAGCTCGGCGTCGTCGTGGGCAGCGAGGTGCGCGCGATATCGCCGTTCGGCTCCACGACCCCCGGGGGCGTCGCGCCGGCCGTGCGCCGCTTCACGGTCATCGGCATCTTCAAGTCCGGCATGTTCGAGTACGATGCCTCGCTGGCGTACGTCGCGCTGGGCGAGGCGCAGGCGCTGTTCGACACCGGGGATGCCGCCACGGGCATCGAGGTGCGCGTCAGGGACTTCGACCGCTCGCGCGAACTGGCCACGCGCATCCAGGAGGCGCTCGGGCCGGCCTACTGGGTGCGCGACTGGACCGAGATGAACCACGCCCTCTTCGGCGCCATCCGCCTCGAGAAGATCGCGATGTTCGTGATCCTGACGCTCATCGTCCTCGTGGCCTCCTTCAGCATCGTCGGCTCCCTCATCATGAAGGTCATCGAGAAGGGCAAGGACATCGCGATCCTCAAGTCGATGGGGGCGACGCAGGCGCAGGTGATGCGCATCTTCGTCCTCGGCGGCTTCCTCATCGGCGCGGTGGGGACGCTGCTGGGCGTCGCCCTCGGCTGGGGCGCCTGCCTCGCGCTCGAGCGCTACAAGTTCATCCCGCTGCCGAGCAGCGTGTACTACATCGACACGCTCCCCGTCCAGGTCGACCCCCCGCTGGTCGCGTGGATCGCCGGGGCCGCCGTGGCGATCAGCGTGCTGGCGACGCTCTACCCGGCGTGGAAGGCGGCGCGGCTCGACCCCATCCCCGCGCTGAGGTACGAGTAATGTCGACGCCGCTGATCGAGGCGCGCGGGCTGGCCAAGCGCTACGCGAGCGGCCGGCGCACGCTCGCCGTCATCGACGGACTCGACCTGGCGGTCGCGGCGGGCGAGACGGTCGCGATCGTCGGCGCCTCCGGCGCCGGCAAGAGCACGCTGCTGCACCTGCTCGGCGGCATCGACCGCCCGAGCGCCGGCGAGATCCTCTTCGAGGGCGCCCGGCTCGACCGGCTCTCCGCGAACGCGCTCGCGCGCTACCGCAACGCCGCCGTGGGCTTCGTCTTCCAGTTCCACTTCCTCATGCCGGACTTCACCGCCCTCGAGAACGTCCAGATGCCCCTGCTCATGGGCGGCGAACGCGCCGGAGCGGCTGGGCGCCGCGCCGCGGAACTGCTGGCGGAGGTCGGTCTCGCCGAGCGCGGCCACCACCGGCCCGGCGAGCTCTCCGGCGGCGAGCAGCAGCGCGTCGCGATCGCGCGCGCCATCGCGCGCTCGCCACGGCTGCTGCTGGCCGACGAGCCGACGGGAAACCTCGACGCCGGCACGGGCGAGGCGGTCTTCGCGCTGCTGCAGCGGCTCAACCGCGAGCACGGCCTGACGACCGTGCT includes:
- the prfB gene encoding peptide chain release factor 2 (programmed frameshift); this translates as METERELRDRYGAVRERAEALRGHFDLAAQQKRLDALDAEMAKPAFWNDAAAATAVSKERNALLVELEFWHGVDHRLEEISLLFELLAEGDLDAIPEIRTALNSFTAEIDAKEIRTLLSGEHDRANAFLTIHPGAGGTESQDWAEMLLRMYLRWAERRGFRAEIIDYQPGEEAGLKSATVLVSGEYAFGLLAAEVGIHRLVRISPFDANARRHTSFAAVHAMPEVDDAVAIDIREEDLRIDTYRSSGAGGQHINVTDSAVRITHLPTGIVVQCQNERSQHKNKSFAMKVLRARLFEREAAEQQKKLDEIHGEKKGIAFGSQIRSYVLHPYRLVKDLRTGLETGKVDDFLNGDIDEFIDAYLLKRVQGAGAKSEKGS
- the lysS gene encoding lysine--tRNA ligase, with translation METGDNDLIAQRKKKLAEIRALGVDPYPHRYAPTDSAAALQAAGAGLDQAALEALGRRARIAGRIVALRSFGKAVFAHLLDATGTIQVYFRKDALPEATFEVVKRLDVGDIVGLAGTLFRTKTGELTVQAAEATLLTKSLRPLPEKWHGLTDVEARYRQRYLDLIANPEVRGVFRVRAAIVAGIRAFFGARGFLEVETPMMQAIPGGAAARPFRTFYNALDCEMFLRVAPELYLKRLVVGGFERVFEINRNFRNEGLSRSHNPEFTMLEFYAAYMDYSSLMDLTEELFVGLAREVRGTTVLTYQGQEVDLTPPWPRLRLVDSLWERGGLAREQALDFEFLKAECLRRGVPVKTGYGIGRLQLELFERLVEPGLVRPTFVTDFPKEVSPLAKSLPDQPELVERFELFVAGRELANAFTELNDPIDQRERLAAQALERAGGDEEAMRMDEDFLAAIEHGLPPTGGEGIGIDRLVMLFTDMPNIRDVILFPQLRPEKTEA
- a CDS encoding lipoprotein-releasing ABC transporter permease subunit; translation: MTESLRQVLPLLLPWVAAALLLVLTLPSLAYAALLRLLPALAPARAFEVLVGGRYLRSRRFPRLLSAVTFISISGVTLGVMALIIVISVMTGFESDLKRKILGTNSHIVVVPQLGGAIEDYRGATARVRAVPGVTAAGPFILSQSMLGAGGGAQGVVLRGIEPRGEGSARELARTLVVGDLAGLERPPGAPGLPGIVVGAELARQLGVVVGSEVRAISPFGSTTPGGVAPAVRRFTVIGIFKSGMFEYDASLAYVALGEAQALFDTGDAATGIEVRVRDFDRSRELATRIQEALGPAYWVRDWTEMNHALFGAIRLEKIAMFVILTLIVLVASFSIVGSLIMKVIEKGKDIAILKSMGATQAQVMRIFVLGGFLIGAVGTLLGVALGWGACLALERYKFIPLPSSVYYIDTLPVQVDPPLVAWIAGAAVAISVLATLYPAWKAARLDPIPALRYE
- a CDS encoding ABC transporter ATP-binding protein, which produces MSTPLIEARGLAKRYASGRRTLAVIDGLDLAVAAGETVAIVGASGAGKSTLLHLLGGIDRPSAGEILFEGARLDRLSANALARYRNAAVGFVFQFHFLMPDFTALENVQMPLLMGGERAGAAGRRAAELLAEVGLAERGHHRPGELSGGEQQRVAIARAIARSPRLLLADEPTGNLDAGTGEAVFALLQRLNREHGLTTVLVTHNEGLARAAGRTLRLEAGRFAAP